Proteins encoded together in one Psychrobacter sp. 28M-43 window:
- a CDS encoding helix-turn-helix domain-containing protein has product MDKICEALDLRAGDIFEYIKEDKEKNTQK; this is encoded by the coding sequence ATTGATAAAATTTGTGAGGCACTAGATCTTAGGGCAGGGGATATTTTTGAATATATAAAAGAGGATAAAGAGAAAAATACTCAGAAATAG
- a CDS encoding MgtC/SapB family protein has product MFNFDFSLNVLVYHAFQLGIAFILSLPIALNRELEDNGAGLRTFPLVTIASCAFMLVGMDIYQDADAEARIMYGIITGMGFIGGGAIFKNESGAKGTATAAGLWNTAAIGISVAYGRYEIAIILSIVGFLILQFSKPFKPKS; this is encoded by the coding sequence ATGTTTAACTTCGATTTTAGTCTAAATGTTCTGGTGTATCATGCCTTTCAATTAGGTATTGCTTTCATATTGTCACTACCAATCGCGCTTAACCGTGAACTTGAAGATAATGGTGCAGGTTTGAGGACTTTTCCTTTAGTAACAATTGCTTCGTGTGCTTTTATGCTAGTGGGCATGGACATTTATCAAGACGCCGATGCTGAGGCTAGAATTATGTATGGCATAATCACTGGAATGGGTTTTATCGGCGGTGGCGCTATCTTTAAAAATGAGAGTGGCGCAAAGGGCACTGCTACTGCGGCTGGATTGTGGAATACAGCCGCCATTGGGATATCGGTGGCGTATGGTCGCTATGAGATTGCCATTATATTATCAATAGTTGGTTTTTTAATTTTACAATTCTCAAAACCTTTTAAACCAAAGTCTTAA